One region of Kwoniella pini CBS 10737 chromosome 6, complete sequence genomic DNA includes:
- a CDS encoding serine/threonine-protein kinase ark1, whose protein sequence is MSQPLSSMMGGLSLNGGGPASPSPVGRSTNNHSQNRLPPVLKKYMNPGLVRPPNTGLMSTSSNGYGESQRGPLLKLAGINVPIPPKSTTSSPAGKIKQHTAHGLHGPVHSTSSRALSSSINPNVPKHPITSHNHTSHTSQSQSKGLDLGRYDGGLEADLEGKEIVTGESAKMLEMDSGSSGIPLSLPAFQIGRPLGKGKFGRVYLARTKAPPHFIVALKCLHKAEIVQGKVEKQVRREIEIQQNLRHPNILRLYGYFHDSKRIFLVLEFAMKGELYKQLSKLGKFDEKRSSRYIAQMADALSYLHKKHVMHRDIKPENLLIGLKGELKIADFGWSVHAPSNRRNTLCGTLDYLPPEMIEGKEHTAQVDLWALGVLCYEFIVGGPPFEDMSGHAATYKRIRNVDLHIPDSVSPEAADLIRRLLRYVPEDRLALSEVLVHPWILKYQKKRSTGGIRES, encoded by the exons ATGTCACAACCATTATCAAGTATGATGGGAGGTTTATCATTGAACGGAGGTGGTCCTgcatcaccttctcctgtTGGTAGATCAACAAACAATCATTCTCAAAATCGATTACCTCCagttttaaaaaaatacATGAACCCAGGTTTAGTTAGACCGCCAAATACAGGCTTGATGTCAACCTCATCTAACGGATATGGTGAATCTCAAAGAGGACctttattgaaattagcAGGTATAAACGTTCCTATTCCACCTAAATCAACTACTTCTTCACCAGCTGGTAAGATAAAACAACATACCGCTCATGGATTACATGGTCCAGTACATTCCACTTCTTCAAGAGCATTATCGAGTTCTATCAATCCTAATGTTCCCAAACATCCCATTACTTCACATAATCATACGTCTCATACTTctcaaagtcaaagtaAAGGTTTAGATTTAGGTAGATATGATGGTGGATTGGAAGCTGATCTAGAGGGGAAAGAGATTGTTACTGGTGAATCTGCTAAAATGTTAGAAATGGATAGTGGAAG CTCTGGGATACCCCTTTCCTTACCAGCATTTCAGATTGGTCGACCACttggtaaaggtaaatttggtAGAGTTTACTTGGCTAGAACAAAAGCACCACCACACTTCATCGTAGCATTAAAATGTCTTCACAAGGCTGAAATCGTACAAGGCAAAGTGGAGAAACAAGTAAGGCGAGAGATTGAGATTCAACAAAACCTAAG ACATCCAAATATCCTTCGACTATACGGTTACTTTCACGACTCGAAACGGATCTTCTTAGTTTTGGAATTTGCTATGAAAGGTGAACTTTATAAGCAATTGAGTAAACTGGGTAAATTCGATGAAAAGAGGAGTAGCAGG TATATCGCTCAAATGGCAGACGCATTATCATACTTACACAAGAAACACGTTATGCACAGGGATATCAAGCCTGAAAATTTGTTAATAGGGTTGAAAGGTGAATTGAAGATTGCAGATTTCGGTTGGAGTGTC CATGCCCCATCGAATCGACGTAATACATTATGCGGTACTCTCGACTATCTTCCCCCTGAGATGatagaaggtaaagaacATACGGCTCAAGTGGACTTATGGGCATTAGGGGTATTGTGTTATGAATTCATAGTTGGAGGTCCACCTTTCGAG GATATGTCTGGACATGCCGCCACGTATAAAAGAATAAGGAATGTTGATTTGCACATTCCGGATAGTGTTTCACCTGAAGCTGCTGATCTAATCAGACGG TTATTGCGGTATGTTCCCGAAGATAGACTTGCTCTTTCAGAGGTTTTGGTACATCCTTGGATATTAAAATATCAGAAGAAACGATCAACAGGAGGGATTAGGGAATCATAA